TTTTATAGGGCTTACACCTTGTGTGGCTTTTGGTGTAGAATTATATCAGGGGATTGGCGAAGAGATTACAGTTTTTGGTAATGAAACTGAAATCGACCAAAAGTATAGTTGGATAATAGAAGAATCCGAAGAGGTAGAAAACGACGAGCATCATAAATTTCTTTATGATCAAGTTGGTGGCGGTATTCTGGACCTTTTAAGCTTTGAATGTAAATTTCATAATCACGAAATCAGTCTTCAAAAGGCTCGTTTTGATGGTTTTACTTTTCTACGTTACCCTTCTCTTTTCATTGCCTATTGCGTTTATAGGCTATAGGATTATTAGAAATTCAATTAGGCTATTTGGCCTTATTTACTTGATTTTCTAATCGCTTTCAATTTACGGAAGCACGTCTTACTTAAAAAATGAACACAACAGCAGTTCGTCAGATATTTGATGAGCATAAAGTGCTACATGACCTTAAGCACTATTTACCCGCACAAGCTCCACTTAAGGACTTTGTACATCATAATACTTTTCATGCTTATCAGGAGCTAAAGTTTCAAGACGCTTTGAGACAAGCTTCGGAGGTTTTCGGATATAAATCGTCTTTATCTTTAGATGAGTATCGAAAACTATACAGCGAAGGAAAAATAGATTCAGTAGTGCTACGTAATGTCTTACTAGCACGCAAAGGAAACGACTCAAAGAAAGCATGGTTTAAAAACGTACTAGAAAAACAGTACGATTCGCAAAGAACTCAACGAGTAGGTGCCTTACGTTCCCTTTGGAAACAAAAGTACCAATTGGACATGGACTCTATGGTTCATCCAACTTTGTTCCGCTTGTTATGTAGTTATCTCGATCAAGGAATTTCTATATGGAAATTCCCTATTAATGAGAATGGCTTTTTGGCTTCCATTATCGATATGGAGAAGAATAGTTATGTTTCCATATTCAAGACAAAATCAACTAGAAAGCTGTTTCTAGAAGATTCTTTACTTATTGAAGACCTTTTGGCAAAGTTAGTAGGGGACGAAAGCCTGTACGAAAGATACCTCTTTGACCAGCAATTTGCCCATCAAGGATGGAGTGGAATTGTTTCTTCGATTGAGAATGATTCCAATTCACTTTTGGACAAAAGGTCAATTAGTCTTCACGAACTCATTGTACTAGAATGTTGGCTAGAACTCGATGTTTTGGAACAAAAATTTGATGATAATTGGCAGCCTTTAGGAACACATGGTTTCTCTGGGGTTTCATTATTTGAGCCTTTTAAAAAGTGTGAGGAATACGAAGTCCTAGCCCTTTGGCAAGAAGCCTTTGAATGGACTTTTTATGATCAAGTTCTAAAAGGAATTCAGAGCAACAAAACAGCACCTAAAGCCAAAAGTGCGGTTAGTTTTCAGGCAATGTTTTGCATTGATGATCGCGAGTGTTCTTACCGACGATATCTGGAGCAAATTGACAATAGTTGTGAAACCATAGGGACGCCAGGATTCTTTGGCGTGGAGTTTTTCTATCAACCTATCAATGGGCAACATTTGACCAAAGTGTGCCCCGCCCCAGTAACTCCAAAATACTTGATTAAGGAAGTAGGAGAAATTAAAAGGCAAGAAAAAGATGTCCACTTTAGTAAGCATAGCCATAGCTTTTATTCTGGTTGGTTGATATCTCAAACACTGGGCTTTTGGTCTGCTATTAGGTTGTTTTTCAACATCTTTAAGCCATCCATGAGTCCAGCTGTATCTCATTCTTTTCAGCACATGGATAAGTTTTCGTCATTGACGATTGAACACATTCCTGGTAATATGGAAAAAGGGCTACAGGTTGGTTTTACCATTGCAGAAATGACAGATAGGGTAGAAGGCGTATTACGAAGTACTTGCCTTATTGAAAATTTTGCACCTATAGTTTATAGCATTGGTCACGGAGCAAGTACGATTAATAATCCGCATTATGCAGCCTACGATTGTGGAGCATGTTGCGGTAGAGCTGGTAGTGTAAACGCACGTGTATTTGCTGCTATGGCTAATCATCCTCAGGTAAGAACCAACTTGGCAGTGAGAGGAATAATTATTCCCGATGCAACTCAATTTGTAGGTGGTTTAAGAGATACTACAAGGGACGAAGTAGTGTTTTTTGATGAAGATAAATTGAACGATGAAAACACTTTGTTGCATCAAGAAAATTTGCAAAAATTTTATAAAGCATCGGATCTGAATGCCAAAGAACGATCTAGAAGGTTTGAGTCAATAGACACAAGTAAAAGTCCTGCAAGAATTCACGATCAAGTGATCATTCGCTCGGTATCATTGTTTGAACCTAGACCAGAGCTCAATCACGCTACAAACTCACTTTGTATTGTAGGAAGAAGAGAGCTTTCTAGAGGCTTGTTTTTGGATAGGAGGTCGTTCATGAATTCTTATAATTATGCCCTTGACCCTCAAGGTGAGTACTTGCTTAGAATTCTCAATGCCGCAGCTCCTGTGTGTGGAGGTATCAATCTTGAGTATTATTTCTCAAGAGTAGACAACCAAAAATTGGGAGCTGGTTCCAAGTTGCCTCACAATGTGATGGGCTTAGTAGGTGTTGCTAACGGAATAGATGGTGACTTACGACCTGGTTTACCTAGTCAAATGATTGAGGTGCACGATCCTATAAGGCTGCTCATGATTATCGAGCATTTTCCTGAGGTGGTATTGGAAACAATAAAACGAAATCCAGCTACCTACGAATGGTTTATCAATGAATGGGTTGTGCTCTCAGTTGTTCACCCTTTAAGTAGACACGTATATAGATATGATAACGGAGGGTTTTATCTATATCAACCTTCTGGAGAAACCACCAAAGTGGTCACTGATTTCGATGCTTTGATAGAGAAAAATCTAGAAAACCTTCCTATCTCACTTTTAGCTGTTTAATACAATGAATCAAGTCATACAATTTTTCATTTTCATACCCTTATTTGGGTTTGTAATGAGTTTGATTATTCCTGAGAAAAACGAAACACTTTTATCTCGACTAGCTTTTTCTACTGCGGGTGCACAGTTACTATTGACTGTCGTTTTCATAGCGTTATGGGCATATGATGGTTTCCCTAATTACAATTTGAAGGAAATTGAGCTACTGAGTGCCAAAGGATACTTGTTTTTTATTGACTTCTATTTTGATAAAATCACAGCTGTCTACCTTTTTGTTGGAGGCGTATTAGTTTTCTTAATCACCTTATACAGTAGGTATTACTTACACAGAGAAAAGGGCTACAAGCGTTTTTTTAACACGATTCTATTCTTTTATTGTGGTTATACGCTTACAGTGATTGCAGGAAATTTAGAAACGCTATTTATTGGTTGGGAAATTCTAGGGATCTCATCTTTCTTGCTGATTGCGTTTTATAGAAACCGCTATTTACCTGTCAAAAACGCGGTTAAAGTGTTCTCTGTTTATCGAATTGGTGATGTAGGTATTTTACTTGCCATGTGGATGAGTCATCACCTGTGGCACGAGAACATCACATTTGAAAAACTAAATAATTCCGAAATTGTGCATGAGCACTTGATGAACCATAGCTTTATTGGTGCATTTATCGCCTTGATGTTATTGGTGTCTGCTTCTGCAAAATCTGCACAGCTACCGTTCTCATCTTGGTTGCCTAGAGCAATGGAAGGTCCTACACCATCGTCTGCAATTTTTTATGGTTCGCTGTCGGTTCATATTGGTGCATTCTTATTACTAAGAACGTTTCCATTAATTGAACCTCAAACATCAATCAGGATAATTATTGGGCTTTTAGGACTTACTACAGCCATTATTTCTACTGGAATCGCAAGAGTACAATCATCTATCAAGAGCCAAATTGCTTATGCTTCCATCGCACAGATTGGGCTTATTTTTGTCGAAATTGCTCTTGGTTTAGAGAACTTGGCATTATTCCATTTTGCAGGTAATGCGTTCCTAAGAACCTACCAATTATTGGTGTCTCCATCGGTTGTGACCTACTTAATTCGTGAACAGTTTTACATGGAGAAAGCGGACAATAAGTCCATAGAAAGCTCATTCCCAACAAAAATTGCGAATACGCTTTACATTCTTTGTATCAAAGAGTGGAATTTGGATTCTTTCATGTATCGCTACATGTGGAACCCAATGAAATGGCTAGGTTCTAAAGTTAAGTTTTTGACCCTGAAGCATGTTATGTTCTTCTTCGTACCCGCTTTTTTAATTGGTTTGGTATTCCTGTTTTTTCAAGAACTCATCCCGTCGGACATAAAGCAAGTTTTGCCAATAGTATTTTCAATTATGGGCTTAATAATGGTACTGAAGGCATTTACAGAGCGACAAAGAGCTCGTATGAGTTGGGTGCTAGTACTTATGAATCATGCTTGGATTGCCCTTGCAATATCGTTCAATGAGCAATTCAACCTTTCGGAAATAGCAATTTACCTTAGTGGAATTCTTGTCATGGGATTGGTGGGTTTTCTTGCCATTTTGAGAGTTAAGAAACTAGAAGGAAACATAGATTTGGATCGCTTTCATGGTCACTCTTACGAGCATCCAAAAATTGCCTTGGTGTTTCTTATCGCATGTTTAGGCGTTTCTGGATTCCCTATTACACCCACATTCATTGGCGAAGATTTGATATTTACTCATATTCATGAAGATCAGGTTCTTCTTGCCATCACAGTATCTCTAAGTTTCATCCTTGATGGCCTAGCGATCATCCGTATTTTCTCAAGAATATTTATGGGGCCACATATGAAAACCTACCACGAAGTAGCATATCGCTCTAGTTAAAAATCAATCATTAAAAAACATCAAAAACATTCCGAAGGGAATTTATAAAAATATCAAAGTGGAAAATCCAATCAAAAAATTAAAAGTGCCACTGGATGGCTTAGCAGGACTTAAGGAGAACTTTTCGTCAGATGCTATTTCAGGTTTCATCGTTTTTTTACTAGCACTTCCATTGAGTTTGGGGATTGCTAAGGCATCAGAGTTTCCACCAATTATGGGTTTAATAACCGCAATCATTGGAGGTATAGTAGTGAGTTTTTTCATGGGTTCCAGATTGACAATCAAAGGGCCAGCGGCTGGTTTAATTGTAATAGTTGCCGGTGCAGTAGGAGAGTTTGGTGGTGGAGAGCAGGGTTGGCATTTAGCCTTAGGAGCTATGGTAGTAGCTGCTGTTATTCAAATACTTTTTGGGGTATTTAAATTCGGAAAAATGGTCGATTTCTTTCCGCTTTCGGCAATTCACGGAATGCTGGCAGCGATAGGGTTAATCATTATTGCTAAGCAGATTCCTGTTTTGCTTGATGTAGACCCTGTATTGGCAAAAGGTAAAGGACCGCTCGAATTGTTTGCAGCTATTCCAAATTTCATTGCTAACCTTGACCCTCGTGCAACAATTATTGGTGTTGCTTCTCTAGCTATTATGCTTGGTTGGAAGTACATAAAAGTAAGCTGGATCAAAATGATTCCTGCTCCTTTAGTGGTGCTTTTAGTAGCTATTCCTGCCGAGTTATACATGGATTTTCAACACACTGAGCCAGCTTATGCCCTTGTACACATTGGTAACTTGATGGAAAATGTGAAAGTGAACGTAGATTTTGGAGGATTTGCACAACCAGGTCTGTTTATTAAATATGTTGTCATGTTCGCTCTTGTGGGTTCGCTAGAATCTCTCTTGACTGTCAAAGCAATCGACTTGATGGATCCTTTTAAAAGAAAATCGGATACAAACAAAGACCTCATCGCAGTAGGAATTGGAAATACGATTTCAGCAATTTTTGGAGGTTTACCTATGATTTCTGAGGTTGCTCGTTCATCTGCGAACGTACAGAATGGTGGTAAAACCCGTTGGGCTAATTTTTTCCATGGTTTTTTCATCTTGGCATTTGTCCTTTTAGCATCGCACCTTATTGAACTTATTCCTAACACAGCTTTAGCGGCAATGTTGATCACTGTTGGTATTAAACTTACTCACCCTAAAGAGTTTGTACAAACTTTTAAAATTGGTAAAGAGCAGTTGGCTATATTTTTAGTTACTATTTTCTTTACTCTTTTTGAAGACCTTTTAGTTGGTATTGGAGCTGGTATTTTATTAAAAATGATCATTCACCTTTTCAATGGAACGCCAATTTCTTCTTTCTTTAGAGCACCTACTTTGGTTTCATTTGAAGGTGATAAATACCTTGTTGAAATCGATAAATCTGCCATTTTTACTAATTACCTAGGTATCAAGAGAAAGTTGGACGCCATACCTCCAGGGTTCGATGTAACCATTAATCTTAAAAATACTAAACTGGTTGATCACTCTGTAATGGAAAACTTACACCACTTTGAGCAAGACTATACAAGTTCGGGAGGTCAAGTACACATTATTGGATTAGATGACCACAAGCCGGTCTCAGGTCATACCCATTCAGCTAGAAAAAAGTCTTTAGTAGTTTGAAATGACTGCCTAGGCCAATGGTCTAGGCAGCTATTATAATTCTAAAAAAAATACTAACATGAGAATAGAGAAATTGAAAGGACTGGCAACATTTGCCTTGGTCTTAGTAATGGCCTGTGCCTCTATGGTACAAGGGCAAATACTTAAAGACGGTAAGTTTAGTTTAAATGAGGATGGCTCTAGGTATGTAAAGCTCACTTTGATCAATCAAGTTTGGTTGCGAAACATGACGTACAATCCTGGTAGTACTCAATTTGGTTATTCGAAAGAAAAGGGGACTGACATTGGCATTAGGAGATACAGAGTTCAGTTTATGGGACAGTTGACTGACCGAGTTTTTATCTACAGTCAATTTGGAGAAAATAACTTTAATGCCATAGCTGATCGTAAATTTGGATTCTTCGTTCATGATGCGATCGTGGAATATACTCTGGACAAAAAGAAGCTTTCCGTAGGTGGTGGATTGACAGCTTGGAGTGGTTTGTCTCGTTTTTCTTCCCCATCTGTAGGGACAATTTTAGGAGTAGATGCTCCGCTTTTTTTGCAAACAACCAACGATGTTACAGATCAGTTTTTGAGGAAATTGTCTATTTATGCCAAGGGTAAAATAGGCAAATTGGATTATCGACTGACTATGGCTGACCCTATGGCTTATCAAAAGTCAAGTGCTTACAATCCCAACCTAAGTGCAAGGTCGAGTTTTTCTTCAAAACCGGCCAATAAGCAATTTAATGGCTATTTCCAATACCAGTTCAAAGACCAAGAATCCAATTTAACACCATATATGACTGGTACTTATTTGGGCAAAAAGAAAGTGTTTAATGTCGGAGTAGGATTTGTGAGCCAAAAGGATGCAATGTGGAAAACAGCTGCAAATGGTAAGGATACTGTCAGTACAAATATGCTTCATTTAGCTGCGGATGTATTTTACGATGCACCATTGGGAGAAAAGGGTGAGGCCGTGAGTTTTTATGGAAACGTTTCTCACTTAGATTATGGCACAAATTATACCCGAAACCTAGCTGTAATGAACCCATCTAATGGTTCAAAAAATGAATCAATCTTGAATGGTTCTGGCAATGGTTTTCCAGCATATGGGACGGGAAATGTGGTGTATGCTCAAATAGGTTACAAACTAAAAGACAAGCTCATTGGTAATGCTACTGTAATGCCATACGCGAGTATTCAGAGTGCAAAATATGAGCGATTAAACGACCAAATGAATTTCATTGATGCGGGAGTTAATCTATTACTGGCCGGTCATACTTCAAAAGTTACGTTGGCTTACCAGTCGAGACCTATATACAATGGTAACGGCGACAAAATTGACAGATTAGGAGGAGGGGTTCTCCAATATCAGATATATTTTAATTGAGAATTTTTTGGAACAGCTAGAGGCCTGGGTATTTTGCTCAGGCTTTCTTTTATATACCTTTCTAAACGCTATTGTTTTGGTTTCTTCTTCTTTGATTTACTCGCTTTTGCCATTGGATTAAAAGCCAAACAGGCTTCCAACCAAGCTTCCAAATCTTCATCCAAATCGAAGCCTTCTGGCTCTAGGTGTATATAACCGTTCATCGGTCTACCTCCATGAACCATTTGTGAAGCTCCTTTTTTCTTAATGTGATCAGCCATATCCTCGGGATCTAGCCTGAGCATAAGTCCGTTTTGATAGGGACCAAAACACATTTTATTATCCACCATGTAACATACTCCGCCAAACATGTTTTTGCGTAGCCAAGGTACTTTTTTTGAATTGAGAAATTGATCAAGTCTTTCGAGCAAATATGAGTCGGTAGGCATTGGATTAAAGCTTAATTGTTTAATGAATGTAGTGATAAACGCTCGTTTGATAAAATTGGAGATGGGGAAATTTATTATCCATTTTAAATTTTGTCGGCCAAAGGTATATGGGTGAAAATTGAAAATTTTTGAATAAGAAGAAAGATCAAGGCAATGGAAAAAGTGTATCTTTCCTTTCTGATTTTTAATAATGAAGTAAGCAGATGAATGAAAGCATAAAGCGTAAAATAGTCCAAGTTTGTGATGAAAAGATTGAGAAAAAAGGGGAGGGTGTAGGCCTTTCTTTCTATGCTTTTTTTGCTAATAAGAACGATAATCCAAAACTATTGTTGGAAGTAGCAACTTGGTGGATAATGGAACAAAAGTTTGACCACTTTGAAAAAGCTAAAAAGATAAAAGAAATCGTTCTCGGTGAAAAGTAATGAACAAAAGATTTAATATCCTGGCGATAAATGGAAGTGCGAGTGAAAACTCTTCTAATCTATCCATTTTGAGGACATTAGTACAACTATTTGAGTCAAAATATAACATCCAAATATTGGACGACTTGAGTGAATTTCCTCACTTCAGAACTGAGCTGACAAATGAAAATGTTCCAGCAAAAATTTTAGAATTAAGGTCACAAATAGAAAAAGCTGACGGTGTAATTATATGCACGCCAGAGTACATTTTTAGTATCCCAAGTGGACTAAAAAACATAATAGAATGGTGTGTTTCTACAACAGTATTTACCGATAAGCCAATAGGTTTAATAACAGCTTCGGCAAATGGAGAAATGGGACATAAAGAACTTTTATTAATAATGAAAACCCTCCAAGCTAAACTTACATCAGACACAACCCTATTAATTCGAGGAGTTAAAGGTAGGGTGAATAAAGACGGGCAAGTGATTGACGAAAATACAGAGAAGCAACTGAGAAAGTTTGTTCTGTCTATGGAGGAGTTGATTAGCTAAAATACATTTTCCGCGAGATTGAATTAAATCTCAATACGGTATCATAACTCTTT
This portion of the Spirosomataceae bacterium TFI 002 genome encodes:
- a CDS encoding NAD(P)H-dependent FMN reductase encodes the protein MNKRFNILAINGSASENSSNLSILRTLVQLFESKYNIQILDDLSEFPHFRTELTNENVPAKILELRSQIEKADGVIICTPEYIFSIPSGLKNIIEWCVSTTVFTDKPIGLITASANGEMGHKELLLIMKTLQAKLTSDTTLLIRGVKGRVNKDGQVIDENTEKQLRKFVLSMEELIS
- a CDS encoding NADH-Ubiquinone oxidoreductase (complex I), chain 5 N-terminus, with product MNQVIQFFIFIPLFGFVMSLIIPEKNETLLSRLAFSTAGAQLLLTVVFIALWAYDGFPNYNLKEIELLSAKGYLFFIDFYFDKITAVYLFVGGVLVFLITLYSRYYLHREKGYKRFFNTILFFYCGYTLTVIAGNLETLFIGWEILGISSFLLIAFYRNRYLPVKNAVKVFSVYRIGDVGILLAMWMSHHLWHENITFEKLNNSEIVHEHLMNHSFIGAFIALMLLVSASAKSAQLPFSSWLPRAMEGPTPSSAIFYGSLSVHIGAFLLLRTFPLIEPQTSIRIIIGLLGLTTAIISTGIARVQSSIKSQIAYASIAQIGLIFVEIALGLENLALFHFAGNAFLRTYQLLVSPSVVTYLIREQFYMEKADNKSIESSFPTKIANTLYILCIKEWNLDSFMYRYMWNPMKWLGSKVKFLTLKHVMFFFVPAFLIGLVFLFFQELIPSDIKQVLPIVFSIMGLIMVLKAFTERQRARMSWVLVLMNHAWIALAISFNEQFNLSEIAIYLSGILVMGLVGFLAILRVKKLEGNIDLDRFHGHSYEHPKIALVFLIACLGVSGFPITPTFIGEDLIFTHIHEDQVLLAITVSLSFILDGLAIIRIFSRIFMGPHMKTYHEVAYRSS
- a CDS encoding Sulfate permease, MFS superfamily, which codes for MENPIKKLKVPLDGLAGLKENFSSDAISGFIVFLLALPLSLGIAKASEFPPIMGLITAIIGGIVVSFFMGSRLTIKGPAAGLIVIVAGAVGEFGGGEQGWHLALGAMVVAAVIQILFGVFKFGKMVDFFPLSAIHGMLAAIGLIIIAKQIPVLLDVDPVLAKGKGPLELFAAIPNFIANLDPRATIIGVASLAIMLGWKYIKVSWIKMIPAPLVVLLVAIPAELYMDFQHTEPAYALVHIGNLMENVKVNVDFGGFAQPGLFIKYVVMFALVGSLESLLTVKAIDLMDPFKRKSDTNKDLIAVGIGNTISAIFGGLPMISEVARSSANVQNGGKTRWANFFHGFFILAFVLLASHLIELIPNTALAAMLITVGIKLTHPKEFVQTFKIGKEQLAIFLVTIFFTLFEDLLVGIGAGILLKMIIHLFNGTPISSFFRAPTLVSFEGDKYLVEIDKSAIFTNYLGIKRKLDAIPPGFDVTINLKNTKLVDHSVMENLHHFEQDYTSSGGQVHIIGLDDHKPVSGHTHSARKKSLVV
- a CDS encoding TfoX N-terminal domain-containing protein — protein: MPTDSYLLERLDQFLNSKKVPWLRKNMFGGVCYMVDNKMCFGPYQNGLMLRLDPEDMADHIKKKGASQMVHGGRPMNGYIHLEPEGFDLDEDLEAWLEACLAFNPMAKASKSKKKKPKQ